A single window of Aspergillus oryzae RIB40 DNA, chromosome 8 DNA harbors:
- a CDS encoding uncharacterized protein (predicted protein), which yields MSKLVIFGATGQQGRSILETVHHDPVLSKQYSIRAITRDATSKAATEITNQGIETVQADIDDPTTLPRALAQAHTVILITSTIYDAELKSREYRQTKNVGDAAVAAGATHIVFSTAVHASKLWNGRTMDVFDSKAEAEAYLRTLQIKVSLFMPGMFMQNLTTMMAPRLGLDGTYSVASVLDPDTKVPLIDAANDSGMYVAALLGGEEGVRGATLYAATRLYSFSEIVGIISAVSGKVVRYVRLPDEVYAGFMKSEQGGRVVSMMGFFEEVGYFGPGTGDLVEQTRSMVKGRLTTFEEFAEKYMKDLEACA from the coding sequence ATGTCCAAActcgtcatcttcggagCAACAGGCCAACAAGGCCGCTCGATCCTCGAAACAGTCCACCATGATCCAGTCCTATCAAAACAATACTCCATCCGCGCAATCACACGCGACGCAACCAGCAAAGCAGCAACAGAGATTACCAACCAAGGCATTGAAACAGTTCAAGCCGACATAGACGACCCAACCACTCTCCCCAGAGCCCTCGCACAAGCGCACACGGTAATCCTAATCACCAGCACCATCTACGACGCAGAGCTCAAAAGCCGCGAATACAGACAGACCAAGAACGTCGGCGATGCAGCCGTGGCGGCAGGCGCTACGCATATCGTTTTCAGCACGGCGGTGCACGCATCGAAGCTCTGGAATGGTCGCACCATGGACGTCTTCGACTCCAAGGCCGAGGCGGAGGCGTATCTGCGTACGCTACAAATTAAAGTATCCCTGTTTATGCCGGGCATGTTCATGCAGAATCTGACTACTATGATGGCGCCGCGGTTGGGGCTGGACGGGACGTATAGTGTTGCCAGTGTGCTGGACCCGGATACGAAGGTCCCGCTTATTGATGCGGCGAATGACTCGGGGATGTATGTTGCTGCTCTGTTGGGGGGTGAGGAGGGTGTGCGGGGCGCTACGCTCTATGCTGCGACGAGGTTGTATAGCTTTTCTGAGATCGTGGGAATCATTTCGGCGGTGTCGGGGAAGGTGGTTCGGTATGTGCGGCTTCCGGATGAAGTGTATGCTGGTTTTATGAAGAGCGAACAGGGGGGTAGGGTTGTCTCTATGATGGGGTTCTTTGAGGAAGTTGGGTATTTCGGGCCTGGGACTGGAGATTTGGTTGAGCAGACGAGGAGTATGGTCAAGGGACGGTTGACTACATTTGAGGAGTTTGCAGAGAAGTATATGAAGGATTTGGAGGCATGTGCTTAA
- a CDS encoding uncharacterized protein (predicted protein), whose amino-acid sequence MSRIRLSEIPQEIILEIYKNLETPQDRLNLVCCSRLFYDLCLPLLYQKLRTGGKDLVPIARVVRTLVEKPSLAARVRTLHIFDWTRYVGFNCPEFDQALDSFREERDMKREQGAANQEEVKGGDGNEDEDAGDEHTGNDDICDDSSGDVDFGGDGDDGDNASDDDSTYLKTFDYGPLREQAMLVTRSEDASNYWMDEITIGDADGWVALLLTLVPNIQRLEIEFPCGSFWVRWVLKWAIARRLDSIPAFKSLSEVYVDWDREDVQACCRNIIPFFLLPSMRRFYASKLFAELASFEDYWPNEDDLTEVARFSPVTHIEIDESDGQWGMWKVVGICKNLQSFKYNHSGCAGFDPGGFYKELFPFRETLETIWLDIKESSRENCTEDSHHCHEPFPSFKDFTSLRTLHLRMKNLPGLNIQSGDDHASMSFAEALPSSLETLQIADIGSLVNLQVLVQKLQDHVEYALDFTPALKDIAIEPLRDSPRMPELLVKLNRACTKVNINFHVCDIHDERVNWGAEGFAPRFL is encoded by the coding sequence ATGTCCAGGATCAGATTATCAGAAATACCCCAAGAAATTATCCTAGAGATATACAAGAATCTGGAGACTCCCCAAGACCGATTGAATCTTGTATGCTGTTCGCGACTCTTTTATGACTTGTGTCTGCCGTTGCTCTATCAGAAGTTGCGCACTGGCGGCAAGGATCTTGTTCCAATTGCTCGAGTTGTCCGTACCCTTGTTGAAAAGCCGTCTCTTGCGGCACGAGTTCGCACTTTGCATATTTTTGATTGGACGAGGTATGTTGGATTCAATTGTCCGGAATTTGACCAGGCGCTCGATTCATTCAGAGAGGAGCGTGATATGAAGAGGGAACAGGGGGCGGCCAACCAGGAGGAGGTCAAAGGAGGTGATGGaaatgaggatgaagatgctGGCGATGAGCATACTGGGAATGACGATATTTGTGATGACAGTTCTGGGGATGTCGATTTTGggggtgatggtgatgatggtgataATGCCTCGGATGATGACAGTACCTACTTGAAAACATTCGACTATGGTCCGCTGCGTGAACAGGCAATGCTTGTGACCCGTTCTGAGGATGCGTCAAACTACTGGATGGATGAAATTACCATCGGAGACGCCGATGGATGGGTCGCGTTGCTGCTAACCCTTGTGCCTAATATTCAGCGACTTGAGATTGAATTTCCCTGTGGGTCGTTTTGGGTTCGCTGGGTGCTGAAATGGGCAATAGCTAGACGTCTCGATTCTATCCCGGCTTTCAAGTCACTCTCTGAGGTTTATGTTGACTGGGACAGAGAAGACGTGCAAGCTTGTTGCAGGAATATaatacctttctttctgctgcCCTCAATGCGCCGGTTTTACGCAAGTAAGCTTTTTGCTGAGCTTGCATCGTTTGAGGACTACTGGCcgaatgaagatgatttAACCGAGGTTGCTCGATTTTCTCCTGTTACACAtattgagattgatgagAGCGATGGGCAATGGGGCATGTGGAAGGTGGTGGGTATTTGCAAGAACCTCCAGTCCTTCAAATACAATCACAGTGGCTGCGCGGGCTTCGATCCAGGTGGTTTCTATAAGGAGCTTTTCCCATTTAGAGAGACTCTTGAGACGATATGGCTCGATATTAAGGAAAGCTCTCGTGAAAACTGTACGGAGGACTCACACCATTGCCACGAGccattcccttccttcaAGGATTTCACATCTTTAAGAACGCTCCATCTCCGAATGAAGAACTTGCCTGGGCTGAACATCCAATCTGGGGATGATCATGCTAGCATGTCATTTGCCGAAGCCCTTCCATCTTCACTGGAGACTTTACAAATCGCCGATATTGGAAGCTTAGTTAACCTTCAGGTACTTGTCCAGAAGTTACAGGATCATGTTGAATATGCCTTGGATTTCACTCCGGCATTGAAAGACATTGCTATTGAACCTTTGCGAGACTCACCGCGAATGCCAGAACTTCTTGTGAAGCTGAATAGAGCCTGCACAAAGGTAAATATCAATTTCCATGTATGTGATATACATGATGAGCGAGTCAACTGGGGTGCTGAAGGATTCGCACCGCGGTTTTTGTGA
- a CDS encoding uncharacterized protein (predicted protein), with amino-acid sequence MNTLANHGFLPHDGRNITRNTVIEGLSAALNFNASLASLMFDMAIVVNPEPNATFFTLRTDAYFGNNHVFNETIFEETKKYWTGPTLDANMLANSKLARQISSKAYNPTYTFTSSMEQFSLGEVAAPIIAFGDIQNGKVNRTLVEYFFENERLPTELGWSRREEVVSLVDIAGVTQMISNATNLITPSKESRASRRRDLHSGLGF; translated from the exons ATGAACACTCTAGCAAACCATGGCTTCCTTCCCCACGACGGCAGAAACATCACACGAAACACTGTCATTGAAGGCCTGTCAGCGGCCCTCAACTTCAACGCCTCACTTGCAAGCCTGATGTTTGACATGGCCATTGTTGTCAACCCAGAGCCTAACGCTACCTTCTTTACCCT TCGGACCGACGCCTACTTCGGCAACAACCACGTCTTCAATGAGACAAtcttcgaagaaacaaagaagtaCTGGACCGGACCCACCCTGGACGCCAACATGTTAGCCAACAGCAAATTGGCTCGTCAGATCAGCTCTAAAGCGTACAACCCCACCTATACATTCACGTCGTCGATGGAACAGTTCAGTCTCGGCGAGGTTGCTGCTCCCATTATCGCGTTCGGCGATATCCAAAACGGAAAGGTCAACAGAACTCTGGTAGAATATTTCTTCG AAAATGAACGTCTCCCGACTGAGCTGGGATGGTCTCGGCGGGAGGAAGTTGTTAGTCTGGTGGATATCGCGGGCGTGACCCagatgatcagcaatgctACCAATCTTATCACTCCTTCTAAGGAGTCTCGTGCGAGTAGACGTCGAGACTTGCATTCTGGTCTTGGGTTTTAG
- a CDS encoding uncharacterized protein (predicted protein): protein MAKRSESWKASQLEKKRKARRELRQQRGYDASAYRQKDAERTRGRASTKTKESYRERVRKYEEFLIEEKNMPEGYKIGEGYPAPTLQELKEFTRWLIESTKGRLADDGRPTKNSIKVRAQEFVPGFFLETGNEISSQDATELYHWIENELVEEGVLSAIRKPKYNFKLRDFERAIIAFWATNDPFFMSGRYRVQFHFITLQFLCTGSRVSSFTPASVDKVGRGLRYKVKLMK from the exons ATGGCGAAACGTTCGGAGTCGTGGAAGGCCTCCCAgcttgaaaagaaaagaaaggctcgCCGTGAACTTCGTCAACAGCGGGGATACGACGCAAGTGCCTATCGACAGAAAGATGCTGAAAGAACTAGGGGCAGAGCATCAACAAAGACCAAAGAGAGTTATAGAGAAAGGGTACGAAAGTATGAGGA GTTTTTaatcgaagagaagaacatgcCCGAAGGCTATAAGATTGGGGAAGGGTATCCAGCTCCGACACTTCAGGAACTTAAAGAGTTTACCCGCTGGCTTATTGAGTCAACCAAGGGCAGACTTGCTGATGATGGACGACCAACCAAGAACTCAATAAAAGTACGGGCCCAAGAGTTCGTCCCAGGCTTCTTCCTTGAAACTGGAAACGAGATTTCCTCTCAAGATGCAACTGAGCTCTATCAT TGGATCGAGAATGAGTTGGTTGAAGAGGGAGTACTCTCAGCGATCAGGAAGCCAAAATATAATTTCAAACTGAGAGACTTCGAGCGCGCTATTATTGCTTTCTGGGCCACTAATGACCCATTCTTTATGTCTGGGAGGTACCGTGTCCAGTTTCATTTCATCACTCTTCAATTTCTATGCACAGGTTCTAGAGTGTCCTCCTTCACGCCTGCATCAGTTGATAAAGTTGGACGAGGGCTCCGTTATAAGGTAAAGCTAATGAAATAG